The Cloeon dipterum chromosome 3, ieCloDipt1.1, whole genome shotgun sequence genome includes a region encoding these proteins:
- the LOC135938280 gene encoding zinc finger protein 260-like isoform X2 → MGSAECTVKNIVKTLQNFVEQLSSVDSIFEIASCSCLLRKFQNGPAVDEVINLSRKFASEIQCLLESYNSETEVDNVTNFDLNEVPEAECPDSNEGMHKYSNEIPAEIQNDNSSNANQYRTRRQRMLREAQTKKPILIETVMSPSKPEKDKSSSPGRKRKRNVRTEWPCTQCLRIFSTSVYLENHVKYAHEMSEQTLDRFSQLDKDSLNILCCCQCFHTYKDLETFTKHDCNLKAEELQELDLPIKEGEDRLVRHFDHLLELSYLICNQCWEEYRSLDRMVCHIAKCKPGPYLCEICSQSFENKKDLNYHKKKNHMDTLSFFCDFCDAKYKNRPSLQKHLVKKHEKNEDSFKCDECEEIFTMKILLTRHKEQQHNLIKKYLCQVCGEGLSNTQSLKIHVARHTDKEKKFSCGICGSKFNRKDKLVFHTRIHTGEKPYVCNQCSKRFIRKSKLDEHLRRHRGEKKHECEVCSKRFLVAHDLRAHQRRTHASKEADVGEEAASASVEKDDIFELEPKEPIEVESNVADIIIEVAQDNLQFSNAETVESLPLNAVDSLITNVPPQNILSTQNILQTPSPLPMHIMTPAANALQTPTFFQVPQTLQIQLPITVSGASLDLSQVGNQPIILTNFNTLSNLPF, encoded by the exons ATGGGTTCAGCAGAGTGCACAGTCAAAAACATTGTTAAAactcttcaaaattttgttgaacaG CTGTCTTCAGTCGATTCGATTTTTGAGATAGCTTCGTGCTCGTGTTTATTacgaaaattccaaaatggtCCAGCAGTTGatgaagtaattaatttatcaagaaaatttgcttCAGAGATACAG tgcCTTCTTGAATCATATAACTCAGAAACAGAGGTTGACAACGtcacaaattttgatttgaatgaaGTCCCTGAAGCAGAATGTCCTGACTCAAATGAAGGAATGCACAAATATTCAA ATGAAATACCTGCTGAAATTCAGAATGACAACTCAAGCAATGCTAATCAGTATCGAACTCGTCGTCAACGAATGCTTCGAGAAGCTCAAACCAAGAAGCCCATATTAATTGAGA cTGTTATGTCACCTTCAAAGCCTGAAAAGGATAAAAGCAGTTCACCCGGTCGTAAAAGAAAACGCAATGTAAGAACTGAATGGCCTTGCACTCAATGTTTGAG gaTATTCTCCACCTCTGTCTACCTTGAAAATCATGTTAAATATGCCCATGAAATGAGTGAGCAAACGCTCGACAGATTTTCCCAACTGGACAAAGACagcttgaatattttatgttgcTGCCAATGTTTTCACACATACAAAGACTTGGAAACATTTACAAAGCACGACTGCAACTTGAAGGCAGAGGAACTTCAGGAG CTGGACCTCCCCATTAAAGAAGGAGAAGATCGACTTGTCAGACATTTTGATCATTTATTGGAACTTAGCTACCTAATATGCAACCAGTGCTGGGAGGAGTACAGAAGTCTCGACCGAATGGTGTGCCACATTGCAAAGTGCAAGCCAGGGCCATACCTTTGCGAAATTTGCAGCCAAagctttgaaaacaaaaaggatCTAAACTACCataagaagaaaaatcacaT GGATACGCTCAGTTTTTTCTGTGATTTCTGCGACGCCAAGTACAAAAACCGTCCTTCGCTTCAAAAGCATTTGGTAAAGAAACATGAGAAGAATGAAGATTCATTTAAATGTGATGAGtgtgaagaaatttttacaatgaaaattttgctcactCGCCACAAGGAGCAGCAGcacaacttaattaaaaagtatctCTGCCAg GTTTGTGGAGAAGGATTGAGCAACACTCAGAGCCTTAAAATCCACGTAGCTCGCCACACTGATAAGGAGAAGAAATTCTCATGTGGAATATGTGGGTCTAAATTCAACAGAAAAGACAAACTGGTCTTTCACACTCGCATACACACAG GGGAAAAGCCTTATGTGTGCAACCAGTGCTCGAAAAGATTCATTAGAAAATCCAAACTTGATGAACACCTGCGCAGACATCGGGGAGAAAAGAAACATGAATGTGAAGTTTGCAGCAAAAGGTTTTTGGTCGCTCATGACCTAAGAGCACATCAAAG GAGGACTCATGCATCCAAGGAAGCAGATGTTGGAGAAGAAGCTGCGTCTGCCTCCGTCGAAAAAGACGATATCTTTGAATTGGAGCCAAAAGAACCCATTGAAGTTGAAAGCAATGTAGCAGATATTATAATTGAAGTGGCCCAAGACAATTTACAGTTTTCAAACGCAGAAACTGTTGAATCATTGCCCCTAAATGCAGTCGATTCTCTTATTACAAATGTTCCTCCGCAAAACATTTTGTccactcaaaatattttgcaaaccCCCAGCCCTCTTCCAATGCACATCATGACACCTGCTGCCAACGCTCTGCAGACACCTACTTTCTTCCAAGTTCCACAAACCTTGCAAATTCAGCTCCCTATTACTGTGTCTGGAGCTTCGCTTGACCTCTCACAAGTGGGGAACCAGCCCATTATTCTTACAAACTTCAATACTTTAAGTAATCTTCCGTTTTag
- the LOC135938280 gene encoding zinc finger protein 182-like isoform X1 codes for MERKTLAAITTNFRSSCHYILSEMGSAECTVKNIVKTLQNFVEQLSSVDSIFEIASCSCLLRKFQNGPAVDEVINLSRKFASEIQCLLESYNSETEVDNVTNFDLNEVPEAECPDSNEGMHKYSNEIPAEIQNDNSSNANQYRTRRQRMLREAQTKKPILIETVMSPSKPEKDKSSSPGRKRKRNVRTEWPCTQCLRIFSTSVYLENHVKYAHEMSEQTLDRFSQLDKDSLNILCCCQCFHTYKDLETFTKHDCNLKAEELQELDLPIKEGEDRLVRHFDHLLELSYLICNQCWEEYRSLDRMVCHIAKCKPGPYLCEICSQSFENKKDLNYHKKKNHMDTLSFFCDFCDAKYKNRPSLQKHLVKKHEKNEDSFKCDECEEIFTMKILLTRHKEQQHNLIKKYLCQVCGEGLSNTQSLKIHVARHTDKEKKFSCGICGSKFNRKDKLVFHTRIHTGEKPYVCNQCSKRFIRKSKLDEHLRRHRGEKKHECEVCSKRFLVAHDLRAHQRRTHASKEADVGEEAASASVEKDDIFELEPKEPIEVESNVADIIIEVAQDNLQFSNAETVESLPLNAVDSLITNVPPQNILSTQNILQTPSPLPMHIMTPAANALQTPTFFQVPQTLQIQLPITVSGASLDLSQVGNQPIILTNFNTLSNLPF; via the exons ATGGAACGGAAAACTCTGGCTGCAATAACAACAAACTTTCGCT CATCGTGTCATTATATTCTATCTGAGATGGGTTCAGCAGAGTGCACAGTCAAAAACATTGTTAAAactcttcaaaattttgttgaacaG CTGTCTTCAGTCGATTCGATTTTTGAGATAGCTTCGTGCTCGTGTTTATTacgaaaattccaaaatggtCCAGCAGTTGatgaagtaattaatttatcaagaaaatttgcttCAGAGATACAG tgcCTTCTTGAATCATATAACTCAGAAACAGAGGTTGACAACGtcacaaattttgatttgaatgaaGTCCCTGAAGCAGAATGTCCTGACTCAAATGAAGGAATGCACAAATATTCAA ATGAAATACCTGCTGAAATTCAGAATGACAACTCAAGCAATGCTAATCAGTATCGAACTCGTCGTCAACGAATGCTTCGAGAAGCTCAAACCAAGAAGCCCATATTAATTGAGA cTGTTATGTCACCTTCAAAGCCTGAAAAGGATAAAAGCAGTTCACCCGGTCGTAAAAGAAAACGCAATGTAAGAACTGAATGGCCTTGCACTCAATGTTTGAG gaTATTCTCCACCTCTGTCTACCTTGAAAATCATGTTAAATATGCCCATGAAATGAGTGAGCAAACGCTCGACAGATTTTCCCAACTGGACAAAGACagcttgaatattttatgttgcTGCCAATGTTTTCACACATACAAAGACTTGGAAACATTTACAAAGCACGACTGCAACTTGAAGGCAGAGGAACTTCAGGAG CTGGACCTCCCCATTAAAGAAGGAGAAGATCGACTTGTCAGACATTTTGATCATTTATTGGAACTTAGCTACCTAATATGCAACCAGTGCTGGGAGGAGTACAGAAGTCTCGACCGAATGGTGTGCCACATTGCAAAGTGCAAGCCAGGGCCATACCTTTGCGAAATTTGCAGCCAAagctttgaaaacaaaaaggatCTAAACTACCataagaagaaaaatcacaT GGATACGCTCAGTTTTTTCTGTGATTTCTGCGACGCCAAGTACAAAAACCGTCCTTCGCTTCAAAAGCATTTGGTAAAGAAACATGAGAAGAATGAAGATTCATTTAAATGTGATGAGtgtgaagaaatttttacaatgaaaattttgctcactCGCCACAAGGAGCAGCAGcacaacttaattaaaaagtatctCTGCCAg GTTTGTGGAGAAGGATTGAGCAACACTCAGAGCCTTAAAATCCACGTAGCTCGCCACACTGATAAGGAGAAGAAATTCTCATGTGGAATATGTGGGTCTAAATTCAACAGAAAAGACAAACTGGTCTTTCACACTCGCATACACACAG GGGAAAAGCCTTATGTGTGCAACCAGTGCTCGAAAAGATTCATTAGAAAATCCAAACTTGATGAACACCTGCGCAGACATCGGGGAGAAAAGAAACATGAATGTGAAGTTTGCAGCAAAAGGTTTTTGGTCGCTCATGACCTAAGAGCACATCAAAG GAGGACTCATGCATCCAAGGAAGCAGATGTTGGAGAAGAAGCTGCGTCTGCCTCCGTCGAAAAAGACGATATCTTTGAATTGGAGCCAAAAGAACCCATTGAAGTTGAAAGCAATGTAGCAGATATTATAATTGAAGTGGCCCAAGACAATTTACAGTTTTCAAACGCAGAAACTGTTGAATCATTGCCCCTAAATGCAGTCGATTCTCTTATTACAAATGTTCCTCCGCAAAACATTTTGTccactcaaaatattttgcaaaccCCCAGCCCTCTTCCAATGCACATCATGACACCTGCTGCCAACGCTCTGCAGACACCTACTTTCTTCCAAGTTCCACAAACCTTGCAAATTCAGCTCCCTATTACTGTGTCTGGAGCTTCGCTTGACCTCTCACAAGTGGGGAACCAGCCCATTATTCTTACAAACTTCAATACTTTAAGTAATCTTCCGTTTTag
- the LOC135938283 gene encoding uridine diphosphate glucose pyrophosphatase NUDT14-like, translating into MEKLSDVVCKSFTENSPYVQPYHMFFVQDGRKRRWDLLKIHDSVAILIFNVTRQVLVLVKQFRPAVYLSNIQDEDKVLEKHIDTSKYPAELGLTIELCAGIVDKNKTLEEIACEEVDEECGYTVQPADLQKIVCYRSGVGVSGDKQTVYYVEVTDEMRTSKGGGNLDEGELIEVIEMSIEEAKKYMKREDVLSPGGFLFALTWFFNMKNIK; encoded by the exons ATGGAGAAATTATCTGACGTGGTCTGCAAATCGTTCACTGAAAACTCGCCCTATGTTCAGCCGTATCATATGTTTTTTGTTCAG gatGGTCGAAAGAGAAGATGGgatcttttgaaaattcatgacAG TGTGGCTAttctaattttcaatgttaCTCGCCAAGTCTTGGTATTGGTGAAACAATTTCGCCCAG CTGTGTACTTGTCAAATATCCAAGACGAAGACAAAGTATTGGAAAAGCACATTGACACTTCAAAATATCCTGCTGAACTGGGTCTGACCATTGAGCTGTGTGCAGGCATTGTCGACAAAAATAAGACCCTTGAAGAGATTGCATGTGAAGAGGTGGATGAGGAGTGTGGGTACACTGTTCAACCAGCCGACTTGCAAAAGATAGTTTGCTACAG GTCTGGTGTTGGAGTATCTGGTGATAAGCAGACCGTTTATTATGTTGAGGTCACTGACGAGATGAGAACTTCAAAAG GTGGAGGAAACCTGGACGAAGGTGAGCTGATTGAAGTCATTGAGATGAGCATAGAAGAAGCCAAAAAGTACATGAAGAGAGAAGATGTCCTTAGTCCTGGTGGTTTCCTCTTTGCTCTGACTTGGTtctttaatatgaaaaacatCAAATGA
- the Atg6 gene encoding beclin-1-like protein, whose product MVENKVHVNFACQRCLQPLKLDSTFDALADQTLADLAVPLCQSPGIDLEAQAAGFDRFIPPFRLADSTATGTNGFMLVGGDGEYEGFSHHYKVNAALFDALSNNSEIDHPLCEECTDTILELLKRQVLQTEDEQRDYKDYLERLLSEHYDESTEELEAELQQLQLEELTLIQDLENLKSLELEAKLSVKQKQLAKEQLEKEEAKYWREYTKHRRELLITEDEEKSLRCQLAYTRSQLEKLKKTNVFNATFHIWHSGHFGTINNFRLGRLPSAPVDWSEINAAWGQTALLLASLARKINLTFARYRLVPYGNHSYIEVLAENKELPLYGSGGFRFLWDNKFDAAMVAFLDLMQQFKEEVERGESGFCLPYGVEKGKVEDTTSGNSYSIKIQFNSEEQWTKALKFVLTNLKWGLAWVSAQFSKEDEEAL is encoded by the exons ATGGTAGAAAACAAGGTGCACGTTAATTTTGCCTGCCAGAGGTGCTTGCAGCCTCTGAAACTAGACTCGACTTTCGACGCTCTCGCTGATCAAACCCTCGCTGACCTTGCAG TTCCATTGTGCCAAAGCCCAGGGATCGATTTAGAGGCGCAAGCTGCTGGCTTTGATAGATTCATTCCTCCGTTTCGTTTGGCAGACTCGACAGCAACTGGTACCAATGGGTTTATGCTTGTTGGAGGAGATGGAGAATATGAAGGATTCAGCCACCACTATAAA GTAAATGCTGCTCTCTTTGACGCTCTCTCTAATAATTCTGAAATCGACCATCCCCTCTGTGAAGAATGCACTGACACAATTCTTGAACTGTTGAAACGCCAGGTTCTGCAAACAGAAGACGAGCAAAGAGACTACAAGGATTACTTGGAAAG ACTGTTGTCAGAGCATTATGATGAATCCACGGAAGAATTGGAAGCTGAGCTCCAGCAG CTGCAATTGGAAGAGCTTACCCTTATTCAAGACCTCGAGAACTTAAAATCACTAGAACTCGAGGCAAAGTTATCAGTGAAGCAAAAACAGCTTGCCAAAGAGCAGTTGGAAAAGGAGGAAGCCAAATACTGGAGGGAATACACTAAGCATAGGCGTGAATTACTCATCACTGAAGACGAAGAGAAATCCCTGAGGTGTCAGCTAGCATACACACG GTCTCAGCTGGAGAAGTTGAAGAAAACTAATGTCTTCAACGCCACTTTCCACATTTGGCACAGTGGCCACTTTGGCACCATCAACAATTTCAGATTGGGTAGACTTCCAAGTGCGCCGGTTGATTGGAGTGAAATCAATGCAGCCTGGGGTCAAACTGCTCTCTTGCTTGCTTCACTGGCTAGAAAAATCAACCTCACTTTTGCGAGATACCGATTAGTTCCATACGGGAATCACTCTTATATTGAA GTTTTAGCAGAAAACAAGGAACTTCCTCTGTACGGGTCAGGAGGATTTCGTTTCCTCTGGGATAACAAGTTTGATGCTGCTATGGTCGCGTTTTTAGACTTGATGCAGCAGTTTAAGGAAGAAGTCGAGAGGGGAGAATCCGGATTCTGTTTGCCATACGGagtggaaaaaggaaaagttgaAGATACCACGTCTGGAAACTCCTATTCAATCAA GATTCAATTCAACTCTGAGGAACAGTGGACAAAGGCGCTGAAGTTTGTATTAACCAATCTGAAATGGGGCTTAGCTTGGGTATCTGCCCAGTTCAGCAAAGAAGACGAGGAGGCTTTGTGA